The genomic interval CCGGGCGCTCCGGGAGGCGCTCTCGGAACTGCCGCCGATGTTCCGCGACGCGCTGGCGAACGTCGCCGTGGTCGTGGAGGAGTGGGCGCCGGACGAACTGCTCGATGAACTGGGTGTCCCTGCGGACGACACGTTGTACGGCTTCTACCACGGTGTGCCGCTCCCCGAACGGTCGGTCCAGGATTCCGGCCTCCTTCCC from Deltaproteobacteria bacterium carries:
- a CDS encoding metallopeptidase family protein; translation: MVRRDDFDRALREALSELPPMFRDALANVAVVVEEWAPDELLDELGVPADDTLYGFYHGVPLPERSVQDSGLLPDKISVYRGPLVEDFPDRRELCRQIRITLLHEIGHYFGMDEKELSRLGYE